Proteins encoded by one window of Phycisphaerae bacterium:
- a CDS encoding type II secretion system protein, with protein MPHNRDNRWSGRSGRGSSRLRISIPAFRCGFTLLEVLVVIAVIALLIAILIPSLQAARERTRKVVCASQLHQLALAWHNYLSANADRFPRGNTVDVTYGGQQSTDPYYQGPRPLNRYLKLDPVIKAGAEVFRCPSDDGSPDIVPSFFAYLGTSYHMNRYLAGPTSFYVYGDDPCKPVMDKLKELLPTLRRGPGMAGIESKLILMGDMGWIEALTYCEEKMLSFHRRPFWFNFAFMDGHAGYTQIRKGMHVTRDYTDIPVTALQSEAARLQRLVE; from the coding sequence ATGCCACACAACCGAGATAACCGATGGAGCGGCCGAAGCGGCAGAGGCAGCTCTCGCCTGCGAATCTCGATACCAGCATTCCGATGCGGGTTCACACTGCTCGAAGTGCTGGTAGTCATCGCCGTCATCGCCCTGCTGATCGCGATCCTGATACCCAGTCTGCAGGCTGCCCGGGAGCGAACTCGTAAGGTGGTGTGCGCGAGTCAGTTGCACCAGCTCGCCTTGGCTTGGCACAACTACCTCAGTGCAAACGCCGATCGTTTCCCTCGCGGCAATACGGTTGACGTGACCTACGGCGGCCAGCAGAGCACCGATCCGTACTACCAGGGCCCCCGGCCACTGAACCGCTACCTCAAGCTCGATCCGGTAATCAAGGCCGGGGCCGAGGTCTTCCGCTGCCCCTCGGACGACGGCTCGCCGGACATTGTGCCGAGCTTCTTCGCGTATCTGGGTACGAGCTATCACATGAACCGATACCTGGCCGGTCCGACGAGCTTCTATGTGTACGGCGATGACCCGTGCAAGCCGGTCATGGACAAGCTGAAGGAGTTGTTGCCGACCTTGCGACGCGGTCCGGGCATGGCCGGTATCGAGTCCAAGCTGATCCTGATGGGTGACATGGGCTGGATCGAGGCCCTGACGTATTGTGAGGAGAAGATGCTCTCGTTCCACCGCCGGCCGTTCTGGTTCAATTTCGCGTTCATGGACGGGCATGCGGGGTACACGCAGATCCGCAAGGGCATGCACGTGACCAGGGATTATACCGACATCCCGGTCACCGCGCTTCAGAGCGAGGCGGCGAGACTGCAAAGGCTGGTGGAGTGA
- a CDS encoding serine/threonine protein kinase yields the protein MDCLTPERVERLIREQLPTEEADALRRHIASCEGCRALFDECEANEQFLGRLRRHRDAVMLKPAGRAADATATMSINLSGVEAALDDLPPDTFAGYQIVRQISSGGQGVVYEAVQQATRRTVALKVLRGGALADERARWRFEREVRLIAALKHPNIVIIHDSGVLSGMYYFAMDYVRGQPLDTHIRLTAPPIREAVKLFRQVCEAIAYAHRRGVIHRDLKPSNVMVSDDGTPCVLDFGLAKILNEELEGSQQDLVSMPGVMLGTLAYMSPEQTRGQPEALDVRTDVYSLGVILYELLTGSRPYDVYGDLASAIQNIREVEPQRPSKLRREANSELDAIVLKAMDKDPQRRYGSAGELAEDLAAWLDGRPVSARSASSLYILRKLAVRHGFETAVICALVAALIGFGCISFRMLQYERERAGKLQGIVNANEQRTKEQTELASAAQLSIRRQTFDYFLAQFRSGKVEGARALHESLPAGSAERSAAAFLLDEQYPFAKLLEDCGQSGLGLTWFVEGERAISAGRKSEAVAAFERAMASADGDEWLRHAIQKRLEPLRSASAPAESDPAIGRR from the coding sequence ATGGACTGCCTGACCCCTGAACGAGTTGAACGACTGATCCGTGAGCAGTTGCCGACGGAGGAGGCGGATGCCTTGCGCCGGCACATTGCTTCATGCGAAGGCTGCCGGGCGTTGTTCGACGAGTGTGAGGCCAACGAGCAGTTCCTGGGCAGGCTGAGGCGGCATCGCGATGCCGTGATGCTCAAGCCGGCTGGACGGGCGGCGGACGCCACGGCCACCATGTCGATCAATCTGAGTGGTGTGGAAGCTGCCCTGGACGATCTCCCGCCAGACACATTCGCCGGCTACCAGATTGTCCGGCAGATCAGCAGCGGCGGCCAGGGAGTGGTCTACGAGGCCGTTCAGCAGGCAACCCGGCGGACGGTGGCCCTCAAGGTACTCCGCGGGGGAGCCTTGGCCGACGAGCGCGCCCGCTGGCGGTTCGAGCGGGAAGTACGCCTCATCGCCGCCCTCAAGCATCCTAATATCGTCATCATCCACGACAGCGGGGTGCTGTCGGGTATGTACTACTTCGCGATGGACTACGTCCGCGGCCAGCCATTGGATACCCACATCCGGTTGACCGCTCCACCGATTCGGGAGGCAGTGAAGCTGTTCAGGCAAGTCTGCGAGGCCATCGCCTACGCCCACCGCCGGGGCGTGATCCATCGCGACCTGAAACCCTCCAACGTGATGGTCAGTGACGATGGGACGCCTTGTGTACTGGACTTCGGGCTGGCCAAGATTCTCAATGAGGAACTGGAGGGCTCGCAACAGGATCTGGTCTCAATGCCCGGGGTCATGCTGGGCACGCTGGCGTACATGTCGCCGGAGCAGACCCGGGGCCAGCCGGAAGCCCTTGATGTGCGGACGGACGTGTACTCGCTAGGTGTGATCCTGTACGAACTGCTCACCGGCTCCCGGCCCTACGACGTCTACGGCGATCTGGCCAGCGCGATCCAAAACATTCGCGAGGTAGAACCACAGCGTCCTTCAAAGCTGCGGCGTGAGGCCAATTCGGAGCTGGATGCGATCGTGCTGAAGGCGATGGACAAGGATCCGCAGCGGCGTTACGGATCGGCCGGTGAACTGGCCGAGGATTTGGCTGCCTGGCTGGATGGCCGGCCGGTGAGTGCCCGCTCGGCGAGCTCGCTGTACATCCTGCGCAAGCTGGCGGTGCGGCACGGCTTCGAGACGGCGGTGATCTGTGCCTTGGTAGCAGCCCTGATCGGGTTCGGGTGCATCAGCTTCCGGATGCTCCAGTATGAGCGCGAGCGGGCCGGCAAGCTACAGGGAATCGTCAACGCCAACGAACAGCGGACCAAGGAGCAGACGGAGTTGGCGAGTGCCGCTCAGCTCAGCATCCGGCGGCAGACCTTCGACTACTTCCTGGCCCAATTCCGAAGCGGCAAGGTCGAAGGGGCTCGGGCCTTACACGAGTCCCTCCCGGCGGGCAGCGCCGAGCGATCGGCCGCCGCCTTCCTGCTGGACGAACAGTATCCGTTCGCCAAGCTGCTGGAAGATTGTGGACAGAGCGGGCTCGGCTTGACCTGGTTCGTCGAGGGTGAACGGGCCATCAGTGCCGGGCGGAAGAGCGAGGCGGTGGCTGCCTTCGAGCGGGCGATGGCTTCGGCGGACGGGGACGAGTGGTTGCGTCATGCGATCCAGAAACGGCTTGAACCGCTCCGATCGGCCAGTGCTCCGGCGGAGTCGGACCCGGCGATTGGCCGGCGATAG